The following coding sequences lie in one Hippopotamus amphibius kiboko isolate mHipAmp2 chromosome 17, mHipAmp2.hap2, whole genome shotgun sequence genomic window:
- the WIPI1 gene encoding WD repeat domain phosphoinositide-interacting protein 1 isoform X1, with the protein MEAGAADGPPGGVEEALSCFSFNQDCTSLAIGTTSGYKLFSLSSVEQLDHVHGSNDIPDVYIVERLFSSSLVVVVSHTKPRQMNVYHFKKGTEICSYSYSGNILSIRLNRQRLLVCLEESIYIHNIKDMKLLKNILDIPANPTGLSILDVACLCALSINHSNSYVAYPGSRTTGEIVLYDGHSLKTVCTIAAHEGPLAAIAFNASGSRLASASEKGTVIRVFSVPEGQKLYEFRRGMKRYVTISSLAFSMDSQFLCASSNTETVHIFKLEHLANSRPEEPSTWTGYVGKMFVAASNYLPTQVSDMMNQDRAFATGRLGFSGHRNICTLSTIQKLPRLLVASSSGHLYIYNVDPQDGGDCVLIKTHSLLGSGCVEENKENDLRPPSPQSYAATVARASPSAASTVPGYSEDGGALRGEVIPEHEFATGPVCLDDENEFPPGTLCDGTANSILMKSTAA; encoded by the exons ATCTCTCGCCATTGGAACCACGTCTGGTTATAAGCTGTTTTCTTTGAGTTCTGTGGAGCAGCTGGACCACGTCCACGGGAgca ATGACATCCCCGACGTCTACATCGTGGAGCGCCTCTTCTCCAGcagcctggtggtggtggtgagccACACGAAGCCGCGCCAGATGAACGTCTACCACTTCAAGAAGGGCACGGAGATCTGCAGCTACAGCTACTCCGGCAACATCCTGTCCATCAGGCTGAACCGGCAG AGGCTGCTCGTCTGCCTGGAGGAGTCCATTTACATCCACAACATCAAAGACATGAAGCTTCTGAAGAACATCCTGGATATTCCTGCAAACCCGACAG GTTTATCTATTCTGGACGttgcat GTCTGTGCGCCCTGTCCATCAACCATTCCAATTCCTACGTGGCCTACCCCGGGAGCCGGACGACAGGCGAGATCGTGCTCTACGACGGACACTCCCTG AAGACTGTCTGCACCATTGCCGCCCACGAGGGCCCGCTGGCAGCCATCGCCTTCAACGCCTCGGGCTCCAGACTGGCCAGTGCCTCCGAGAAA GGCACCGTCATCCGTGTGTTCTCAGTCCCCGAGGGACAAAAGCTCTATGAGTTTCGGAGAGGCATGAAAAG GTACGTGACCATCAGCTCCCTGGCCTTCAGCATGGACTCGCAGTTCCTGTGCGCCTCGAGCAACACGGAGACCGTGCACATCTTCAAGCTGGAGCACCTCGCCAACAG CCGACCAGAGGAGCCCTCGACCTGGACTGGCTACGTAGGAAAGATGTTCGTGGCCGCGTCCAACTACCTCCCCACCCAGGTGTCCGACATGATGAACCAGGACAGGGCCTTTGCCACTGGGCGTCTGGGCTTCTCCGGCCACAGGAACATCTGCACGCTCTCCAC GATCCAGAAGCTGCCAAGGCTCCTGGTGGCATCCTCCAGTGGACACCTGTACATCTACAACGTGGACCCTCAGGACGGAGGAGACTGCGTCTTAATCAAGACTCACAG CTTGCTCGGCTCAGGATGCGTGGAGGAGAACAAAGAGAACGACCTCAGACCTCCATCACCTCAGTCTTACGCCGCAACCGTAGCGCGCGCAAGCCCGTCCGCGGCGTCCACGGTGCCGG GTTACTCGGAGGACGGCGGGGCGCTCCGCGGAGAGGTCATCCCCGAGCACGAGTTTGCGACGGGACCCGTGTGTCTTGACGACGAGAACGAGTTCCCCCCA GGGACCCTGTGTGACGGGACAGCCAACAGCATCCTTATGAAAAGCACAGCTGCGTGA
- the WIPI1 gene encoding WD repeat domain phosphoinositide-interacting protein 1 isoform X4 → MEAGAADGPPGGVEEALSCFSFNQDCTSLAIGTTSGYKLFSLSSVEQLDHVHGSNDIPDVYIVERLFSSSLVVVVSHTKPRQMNVYHFKKGTEICSYSYSGNILSIRLNRQRLLVCLEESIYIHNIKDMKLLKNILDIPANPTGLSILDVACLCALSINHSNSYVAYPGSRTTGEIVLYDGHSLKTVCTIAAHEGPLAAIAFNASGSRLASASEKGTVIRVFSVPEGQKLYEFRRGMKRYVTISSLAFSMDSQFLCASSNTETVHIFKLEHLANSRPEEPSTWTGYVGKMFVAASNYLPTQVSDMMNQDRAFATGRLGFSGHRNICTLSTIQKLPRLLVASSSGHLYIYNVDPQDGGDCVLIKTHRLLGGRRGAPRRGHPRARVCDGTRVS, encoded by the exons ATCTCTCGCCATTGGAACCACGTCTGGTTATAAGCTGTTTTCTTTGAGTTCTGTGGAGCAGCTGGACCACGTCCACGGGAgca ATGACATCCCCGACGTCTACATCGTGGAGCGCCTCTTCTCCAGcagcctggtggtggtggtgagccACACGAAGCCGCGCCAGATGAACGTCTACCACTTCAAGAAGGGCACGGAGATCTGCAGCTACAGCTACTCCGGCAACATCCTGTCCATCAGGCTGAACCGGCAG AGGCTGCTCGTCTGCCTGGAGGAGTCCATTTACATCCACAACATCAAAGACATGAAGCTTCTGAAGAACATCCTGGATATTCCTGCAAACCCGACAG GTTTATCTATTCTGGACGttgcat GTCTGTGCGCCCTGTCCATCAACCATTCCAATTCCTACGTGGCCTACCCCGGGAGCCGGACGACAGGCGAGATCGTGCTCTACGACGGACACTCCCTG AAGACTGTCTGCACCATTGCCGCCCACGAGGGCCCGCTGGCAGCCATCGCCTTCAACGCCTCGGGCTCCAGACTGGCCAGTGCCTCCGAGAAA GGCACCGTCATCCGTGTGTTCTCAGTCCCCGAGGGACAAAAGCTCTATGAGTTTCGGAGAGGCATGAAAAG GTACGTGACCATCAGCTCCCTGGCCTTCAGCATGGACTCGCAGTTCCTGTGCGCCTCGAGCAACACGGAGACCGTGCACATCTTCAAGCTGGAGCACCTCGCCAACAG CCGACCAGAGGAGCCCTCGACCTGGACTGGCTACGTAGGAAAGATGTTCGTGGCCGCGTCCAACTACCTCCCCACCCAGGTGTCCGACATGATGAACCAGGACAGGGCCTTTGCCACTGGGCGTCTGGGCTTCTCCGGCCACAGGAACATCTGCACGCTCTCCAC GATCCAGAAGCTGCCAAGGCTCCTGGTGGCATCCTCCAGTGGACACCTGTACATCTACAACGTGGACCCTCAGGACGGAGGAGACTGCGTCTTAATCAAGACTCACAG GTTACTCGGAGGACGGCGGGGCGCTCCGCGGAGAGGTCATCCCCGAGCACGAGTTTGCGACGGGACCCGTGTGTCTTGA
- the WIPI1 gene encoding WD repeat domain phosphoinositide-interacting protein 1 isoform X2 yields the protein MEAGAADGPPGGVEEALSCFSFNQDCTSLAIGTTSGYKLFSLSSVEQLDHVHGSNDIPDVYIVERLFSSSLVVVVSHTKPRQMNVYHFKKGTEICSYSYSGNILSIRLNRQRLLVCLEESIYIHNIKDMKLLKNILDIPANPTGLCALSINHSNSYVAYPGSRTTGEIVLYDGHSLKTVCTIAAHEGPLAAIAFNASGSRLASASEKGTVIRVFSVPEGQKLYEFRRGMKRYVTISSLAFSMDSQFLCASSNTETVHIFKLEHLANSRPEEPSTWTGYVGKMFVAASNYLPTQVSDMMNQDRAFATGRLGFSGHRNICTLSTIQKLPRLLVASSSGHLYIYNVDPQDGGDCVLIKTHSLLGSGCVEENKENDLRPPSPQSYAATVARASPSAASTVPGYSEDGGALRGEVIPEHEFATGPVCLDDENEFPPGTLCDGTANSILMKSTAA from the exons ATCTCTCGCCATTGGAACCACGTCTGGTTATAAGCTGTTTTCTTTGAGTTCTGTGGAGCAGCTGGACCACGTCCACGGGAgca ATGACATCCCCGACGTCTACATCGTGGAGCGCCTCTTCTCCAGcagcctggtggtggtggtgagccACACGAAGCCGCGCCAGATGAACGTCTACCACTTCAAGAAGGGCACGGAGATCTGCAGCTACAGCTACTCCGGCAACATCCTGTCCATCAGGCTGAACCGGCAG AGGCTGCTCGTCTGCCTGGAGGAGTCCATTTACATCCACAACATCAAAGACATGAAGCTTCTGAAGAACATCCTGGATATTCCTGCAAACCCGACAG GTCTGTGCGCCCTGTCCATCAACCATTCCAATTCCTACGTGGCCTACCCCGGGAGCCGGACGACAGGCGAGATCGTGCTCTACGACGGACACTCCCTG AAGACTGTCTGCACCATTGCCGCCCACGAGGGCCCGCTGGCAGCCATCGCCTTCAACGCCTCGGGCTCCAGACTGGCCAGTGCCTCCGAGAAA GGCACCGTCATCCGTGTGTTCTCAGTCCCCGAGGGACAAAAGCTCTATGAGTTTCGGAGAGGCATGAAAAG GTACGTGACCATCAGCTCCCTGGCCTTCAGCATGGACTCGCAGTTCCTGTGCGCCTCGAGCAACACGGAGACCGTGCACATCTTCAAGCTGGAGCACCTCGCCAACAG CCGACCAGAGGAGCCCTCGACCTGGACTGGCTACGTAGGAAAGATGTTCGTGGCCGCGTCCAACTACCTCCCCACCCAGGTGTCCGACATGATGAACCAGGACAGGGCCTTTGCCACTGGGCGTCTGGGCTTCTCCGGCCACAGGAACATCTGCACGCTCTCCAC GATCCAGAAGCTGCCAAGGCTCCTGGTGGCATCCTCCAGTGGACACCTGTACATCTACAACGTGGACCCTCAGGACGGAGGAGACTGCGTCTTAATCAAGACTCACAG CTTGCTCGGCTCAGGATGCGTGGAGGAGAACAAAGAGAACGACCTCAGACCTCCATCACCTCAGTCTTACGCCGCAACCGTAGCGCGCGCAAGCCCGTCCGCGGCGTCCACGGTGCCGG GTTACTCGGAGGACGGCGGGGCGCTCCGCGGAGAGGTCATCCCCGAGCACGAGTTTGCGACGGGACCCGTGTGTCTTGACGACGAGAACGAGTTCCCCCCA GGGACCCTGTGTGACGGGACAGCCAACAGCATCCTTATGAAAAGCACAGCTGCGTGA
- the WIPI1 gene encoding WD repeat domain phosphoinositide-interacting protein 1 isoform X3, producing the protein MEAGAADGPPGGVEEALSCFSFNQDCTSLAIGTTSGYKLFSLSSVEQLDHVHGSNDIPDVYIVERLFSSSLVVVVSHTKPRQMNVYHFKKGTEICSYSYSGNILSIRLNRQRLLVCLEESIYIHNIKDMKLLKNILDIPANPTGLCALSINHSNSYVAYPGSRTTGEIVLYDGHSLKTVCTIAAHEGPLAAIAFNASGSRLASASEKGTVIRVFSVPEGQKLYEFRRGMKRYVTISSLAFSMDSQFLCASSNTETVHIFKLEHLANSRPEEPSTWTGYVGKMFVAASNYLPTQVSDMMNQDRAFATGRLGFSGHRNICTLSTIQKLPRLLVASSSGHLYIYNVDPQDGGDCVLIKTHSLLGSGCVEENKENDLRPPSPQSYAATVARASPSAASTVPGYSEDGGALRGEVIPEHEFATGPVCLDDENEFPPILLCRGDQKGKTKPS; encoded by the exons ATCTCTCGCCATTGGAACCACGTCTGGTTATAAGCTGTTTTCTTTGAGTTCTGTGGAGCAGCTGGACCACGTCCACGGGAgca ATGACATCCCCGACGTCTACATCGTGGAGCGCCTCTTCTCCAGcagcctggtggtggtggtgagccACACGAAGCCGCGCCAGATGAACGTCTACCACTTCAAGAAGGGCACGGAGATCTGCAGCTACAGCTACTCCGGCAACATCCTGTCCATCAGGCTGAACCGGCAG AGGCTGCTCGTCTGCCTGGAGGAGTCCATTTACATCCACAACATCAAAGACATGAAGCTTCTGAAGAACATCCTGGATATTCCTGCAAACCCGACAG GTCTGTGCGCCCTGTCCATCAACCATTCCAATTCCTACGTGGCCTACCCCGGGAGCCGGACGACAGGCGAGATCGTGCTCTACGACGGACACTCCCTG AAGACTGTCTGCACCATTGCCGCCCACGAGGGCCCGCTGGCAGCCATCGCCTTCAACGCCTCGGGCTCCAGACTGGCCAGTGCCTCCGAGAAA GGCACCGTCATCCGTGTGTTCTCAGTCCCCGAGGGACAAAAGCTCTATGAGTTTCGGAGAGGCATGAAAAG GTACGTGACCATCAGCTCCCTGGCCTTCAGCATGGACTCGCAGTTCCTGTGCGCCTCGAGCAACACGGAGACCGTGCACATCTTCAAGCTGGAGCACCTCGCCAACAG CCGACCAGAGGAGCCCTCGACCTGGACTGGCTACGTAGGAAAGATGTTCGTGGCCGCGTCCAACTACCTCCCCACCCAGGTGTCCGACATGATGAACCAGGACAGGGCCTTTGCCACTGGGCGTCTGGGCTTCTCCGGCCACAGGAACATCTGCACGCTCTCCAC GATCCAGAAGCTGCCAAGGCTCCTGGTGGCATCCTCCAGTGGACACCTGTACATCTACAACGTGGACCCTCAGGACGGAGGAGACTGCGTCTTAATCAAGACTCACAG CTTGCTCGGCTCAGGATGCGTGGAGGAGAACAAAGAGAACGACCTCAGACCTCCATCACCTCAGTCTTACGCCGCAACCGTAGCGCGCGCAAGCCCGTCCGCGGCGTCCACGGTGCCGG GTTACTCGGAGGACGGCGGGGCGCTCCGCGGAGAGGTCATCCCCGAGCACGAGTTTGCGACGGGACCCGTGTGTCTTGACGACGAGAACGAGTTCCCCCCA ATACTCTTGTGCCGCGGAGATCAGAAGGGCAAAACGAAGCCATCGTGA